The stretch of DNA ATACACTGTCCAAACATAAGTTACCTGACACCAATGTCCTCAGGTCTACCCCGCAATATCATGAGCATGAGCAACAGCTGACTTTACCATTGTCCTTACTAGGGTTGGGGGCTCAATTTATTTCACTTCTTTCAATTCAGGGAGTGGATTGGAATTTAAATCAGGAATAGAAAACTCCTTGTTGAAAAATAATTACCCAATGCCCTGGACATTACACTTAAGCAGATGGCCAAAGAATACCAAAAGCAAACACATTTTCCTAAATTGGTTTCTGTAACAGCTGTATAGTCAGTTGTCATCAACTTCCCAAAGTGTTTATAACCTGTAGTGTCATTATTATGATAGTGCTACGTCAGCCAAGACAGAAAAGTCAAGTTAAGAGTCACTATAACcataacatacactgagtgtacaaaacataattaagaacaccttcctaatattgagttgcactcccccCTTTGCCCTCCGAACAGCTTAAATTCgtcaggacatggactctacaaggtgtcgaaagcgttcaacagggatactggcccatgttgactacaatgcttcacagagttgtgtcaagttggctggatgtccttttggtggtagaccattcttgatacacacgggaaactgtgagcgtgaaaaacccaacagcgctgcatttcttgacacaaaccggtgcgcctggcacctactgccataccccgttgaatggcacttaaatcttttgtcttgcccatttaccctctgaatggcacattaTACGCAATCcttgtctcagttgtctcaaggctcaaaaaaccttctttaacctgtctcctccccgtcatctacactgattgaagtggatttaacaagtgacatcaataaagcaTCAGAGCTttaacctggtcagtctgtcatggaaagagtaggtgttcttaatgttttgtacactcagtgtacagtgaAGAGTtttggtatttattaggatccccattagccaaatGTAGTCTTTCGACGACCTGGGCCAATGTTTCATTGCAGACAAGGAAATAGTGTGTAACCTATTATATCGTACCTTGTGTACTAGAGTGCACAAAACAAGACAGTTTCATTCCCAGATTGGATGATAATTAAGAAGATGCCTCGATCGCTCCACGTGGCTAGTTCTGAGAAGTGATTATGCTGCCGGTACCCTGAGTCACACACTAAGAGGTTTCGAGTTTATATTGTCTTTTCTACAGCCTCTGTTCCATGGCCTTGTCCATCAACCTGCTCCACTCCACTCCCCCcctcacagattcctttcttcaTTCTTCAACTTGGGAGGTCTGAGAGCATTGACAGAGACGGAGAGTTAAGTAGGGCGAGTCTGGCCTGTTCAGTAGCCTACAGTCTGTGGTCAACATGCCGGAGTCATGAGGGAAAAGGTGGTGCCCAAGATGGGACGTTAGTCTTCCTTTACCCAccccaccaacccccccccccccccccagagaagaGGTAGAGGGTATGGGTCAGGATATcgccttccctttctctcttcccaCTCCATCTCTATCTCCCACTGCTGCGGCTGGGCCTCAGGTTGGGCCTGGGCCTCAGTTTGGGCCTGGGCCTCAGGTTGGGCCTGCGCCTGAGGAGGCCtggctgggggaggagagggcatTGCCTGGTGTTGTCTCTGGCGGTAGGCGATGACGGTGCCTAGCAGCAGGGCGATTACCGTCATTAGGTAGAGGTCCCACTCAGGGCCCAGGAGCTGGTCCAGGTCCACCTGACTGACCACCTCACTCatctggtggaggtggagggaggatgatacagggtgggaggggagaaagagaggggaggtcagagggagcagaaagagagagagagagcattgacTACATTGAACAAACTTAGTACAATCCCATGAATCCTGTACAAATGTAATAAATTAAGTTAGCCTCAAACATTGAGCCTGGCCCCCATGAGTTGAAATGGAAACAACCAGGGAAATGAAACTCCCAGAGGCACCGGATCCAGGAAGTGCTCTGTACTGTACACTCACGTTGAGGTCGTGCAGGTATTGCAGGGTGTAGACCAGGCGCAGTTTACACAGAGCCAGGAAGACGAGCACCTGGGCTTCGAGACTAGCCTCGGCAGCCATGTCGTAGAAACGCTTGGCCAGGTGGATATCCTACAGGAGGGGGAAAGTAAGGGGTTAGACTTATAGGGTTGCATGTGTGTATGAATGAGTTTGTTTATGTGCGTGTGCCAACCTGTTTGATGCCCAGGCCTTTCTCATGCATGTAACCCAGGTTAAACATGGCCTGAGCGCTGTGCTGCTGCTCCGAGGCCAGCCTATAGTGGATGACAGCGGTCTCGTAGTCCACGTCAGTACCGTACCCATAGAAGTGGTAGTCCCCCAGCTTTATCCTAGCCACTGTATAACCTGGGCCCAGTTTTTCAAACCAAATGTCATGGGATCATATAACATGATCTTTGTTGTAGCATATAATGGGATATGttggaaaatgtgtagaattgcacgacatttgctttaaaactgcaacaatgTCTCtgtgccccatggcaaaatgagtagaattgcatgacattTGTTAAAAAATTCCAAAATTGTCTCTCCGCCCGATGGCAAAATGCGTAGAACTGCAGAAAGCTTGCTTTAAcagtgcaacattttctctacaccccatggcaaaaatgtgtagaattgcaggaaatgtacaacaaaaaaaatgtatccacTTGGTGGGGGGGCCTCGCAACCAAATTGCGCTAAGGGCCTCCAAAAGACTAAAGCCGGTCCTGTCTATAATAATGGCTAATTGGCTGTGTGTGGAGGTCAGTTCCCTTGTGCTACTAGCTCTATGACCGATCCTTTATGCTTTCTGTATAACTGGGCCCGGACTTTGTCACTCAGCTGTTTTGGGTGGGGGAGATAAGGTTGGCCTCATATAATGGCCGTGCACTCTGGCCGTGCATCACATTGTGCTGTCCCCGCACACCACACGCCACTATGGGGTGGCTTTTGATTGCCGTGGCAACCTGTGCGCTAGCCTCCTCTGCCAAAGGTAAGTGCTGGAACCAGCAGGAGAACGGCCTGCAAAGAGTCCCTATCTGTGCATATTTcacattttacacacacacacacacacacacacacacattccacacaCATTCCACACACATGTCAGTTACTGTGGCCACATTGTTGGGGCGAGCAGTTTTTTCTGAAAGAGGGGCCTGGCTTGGGTAGGTCGATGTTGGTTTAGATAATGGAGGACTTGTTCAAAAAGGAACATCAGGGATTTTTGGTTTCAAAAGTTAGACATAAAAGTTTGGCAGCTCGCAGTGATGATAATGAAGACTACAGAAGTAGATCGTAATCACAACAGAAAAAATATGCTTTCCGCATAACCTGACTTCAGTTTCTCTTGGTCTTTTGTATTGGCTGCGTTATGTAAGCACCAGGACAAACTCAGCAGGCAAAACTGGTTGTAATGACATCATAATgatgtcatttcaaccagtttctgGTTGTTGTAATGACATCATTCCAACCAGTTTTGCCTGCTGGGAAGACACCCCTTCATGGATACTGTCTCTTTCTAAGGCAACAAGTGGTGGTGGCAGTATGAGGAAGGCATACGACACTACAGCCAGGAGGCTCTCCACAAGGTACTATCCCCTTTGACCCTTTTATCATCTTGGTGTAGGCttggtgtagggtgaagttgaCCCTAGACGCTGATGTTGGAGCAGTTTTACATTTACGtaactaatggttaaggttaggattgggggcggggaagctgatcctagatttgTACCTCAgggaaacttcaccccagagCTTTTATTTTCAGTATACGCCTTCCGTATCCTTTGGTAATGTAAAGGCCGTCATAACACATTCATAGCAATGAATGTGACAAGTTTAAATTCTCTTTCACCAATGGCATTTTGATTGAATGGTTATTTAGTGCTTATAAAGGTGTTATGTCATCTCACATCAAGGAGACCTATGCTAGATATTgatctacagtatgttattaagCATTTGTTACCTGACTTGAATTACCTGAGGATATACTTCATTGGTCTGTGTGTACATCCCTTACACATTGGTATGTGTAGTTCATCATGCTACAGttgaagggatagttcacccaaattacaaaatgacgtATTGGTTTCCTTGCCCTATAAATGGtcaatggacaaggtatgacagcaatccatgctttggtttgtTTCCTTGACACTGTTTCCACATGCTTACATTTTAGCATTTGTGCCACAAATCCCATTTAAGTCATGGGACTGATATTAGCATGATTTGAACATGATGTGTGAAAAATGCTCATTTtggtcccatgacttgaatgggattttgCCACATGCTAAAACAttagcatttggaaacagtgccagCCACTGCCAGGGAAACTacaccaaagcatggattgctgtcataactTGTAAATAAACTGCTTACAGGTTAGGGAAAccaattttgtaatttgggtgaactatctctTTAATGACATGACTGACTGATTCTGCTATGACTACATGACCTTGGTTGTTTGTTATTCAAGTTAGTATTCAGTGTCATGTCAGGTTATCTGAATGTTTGTAGTTGTTTGTTCGGTATTGATAGCAAttgacgcacacgcacacacacacagttgtatcTTAGAGGTTGGAACATCTTTCTGGTCTGATGTGGATTCTTGTTCCCTTGCAACTCGTATTGGTACCAGGGGACCATCGTTTCCCCCATTATAATCAGAAATATGTACAGACATATTTACTGCGTTCTACCTTCTATCTGTGTATCTattcttttctctccttcactctcatTCTTGTTTCAGGAGTTTCCAGAGAAAACCAGACCGGTGAACTTCACACATTCTCCTTTCCAATGTCCTGACATGAGTCGCTCGCCCACTGTCCCCTCATCAGGTAAGATGGAACCATCCTTTAGAGTTGATTTAGAAAGTCAATATGTGAACTGATCCCAGGCCAGTCTTATTCTCTAACTCAAAGGTGTGGTTTCCCGGACATGGTATTAATGTAAGCTTGTGGAATCAGGCAGCTTTGCAAGGCTAGGATACAGCACCATAATGTCCAGCCCCGGGAACAGGGTTTTGGGGACAGATCCTAGACCAGTCCTCAGAGACATCTTCAACTGCCTTCTCTCTGAgtaaatactgtatgttagagatcatcaactagattttattgagtggatggtcaggggcccagaaacataattacaaataatttgtagactaaATTGATTGCAAGACGCCCAACAGATATTATATTTGACTAAAacgtaataatttcaaaccttgcttgcatttgtatatgatcacgtatagtgcatttggaaagtattcagaccaaatacaggtgtgccaagaagactcaaggatgtaatcactgccaaaggtgcttcaacaaagtactgagtaaagggtctgaatacttatgtaaatgtgatatttaatttctttgtatttttatacatttgcaaaaatgtataaaaaactgtttttgttttgtcattatggggtattgtgtgtagattgatgagatgacaaaaacaatttaatacattttagaataaggctgtaacgtaacaaaatgtgaaaaaattcaagcggtctgaatactttccgaatgcactgtatatctctctTCTATGCATGTATActtgggaatactttggaacagattccaAAATTTGAATCACTTGGAGGTTATTTGCTGGAGTTTTAGTATTTTGTGTAAACCAATAttttaatatatttatttattattattattattgtttttgcACAGtaaacttggggggccaaataaaatcatccgcgggccgccagttgggaAACCCTGTTGTATGTTTTCCTTGTGGGAGTTGAACAATTGGATCAATGTTGTTAGTGTAATGGTTTTGGATTCGTAACCTCCCTCCCCACCTATAAATCGCTAGCTTGAAAATCGAATCACGCTATTGTATCGCTAGCTTTTCTAGTGTAATAAACAAAGACGTGACCGCTTGTCAAGCATGGTCCCCGGTCCAAGCCCAGTAAGGGACAAGAAAGGAAGCAAGCACAGTGACACACCTCTTATATTAGCCCTCTACAACCTAATAGGATATGTAGACAGTGTAGGAGGCCACCTGGGTCAGCAATGTCAGCattataaatctctctctctctcaatatccaCCAATGTGTCCTCTCTCTTGACTTTGTCTCTCTTCTTGCTCTTTAGTTGAGTTGGTTAAGGCAGCGGACATTAAAGTCATTGCTGCCCTTGGGGATTCTCTGACGGTGAGTTCAACGTTGAGTTTGTCTTAACACAAACACTTTACACTTGACTCTTGACCAGAGTTTTTGGGGCTGTGGGTGTTACTTAAAGGGGGACGTGATTAGTATAACCAATTTTGGACTTTGCGATTAATGATAAATAGCCATTGATTCTTTAAGAATATAATTTACAAATGCttcatgagcttagtttaacAGTTGTGCCCCATcaaaacccaaaatataagctcaTTTTGCTCCATTCTTTGTAAACAATTAAATTATAAACAAACGTTGTATAGCTTCAAACCAcggttaaaggtccaatgcagacatttttatctctatatcaaatcatttctgggtaccAATTCAGTACCCTACTGTGATGGTTTTGaatgtaataaaaaaatctctatatataaaaaaataaacattttagcaaagaccaatttctcaagcaagaatgttgctaggactgtctgagagtggtctgagtggggaagggacaactgaaaattagctgttattggcagatgTTTAGAAAAAGTCCATCTCAAcaaaaccattattttatcttacACTAGAAGGACatcatcatcattttcacaatttcacagtattattccaacctaatAGTTTGGAAATGTATATGAAATACAggcaaatcacgtttttgactgtactgggcctttaaaactataatgttgacatcatggatggtcagtcctcacATCCACAGCTCAGTCTATGAATttaagagtggttacatttctccagccctatccctcagctgtttaccaaaacaagTGATGGGGTGGCTGCTTTGTTGTTTTTCAAATCCCGTATTTCCCCTTCAAAGCAACTGATGTCACCTTTTCAAAACTGAAACTAGTAAATGCAAACGAAATCCATGTCTAGCATATTGGAGCAGTTTCACTCAACGCTGCATGGAAATATATGGAAAGTAGTTACTGTAATGAGTTTAACTGAACTTACTGGACTGGCCTAATACAACTAACCAATTCATTTAAAGCTGTTGTGGGCTCAAGACCTCAATGCATTTAAACCATTAAACCACTGCAGATCAGGGCCATTAGAAATTCTGTTCAGgccagggagagaaaaaaaattaaCATTGAACTCAGAATGTTCTAATCGTTCAGGCAGATTGCTTTAATCATAATAGCTGAATTTGCTAATCTTTGGcacgtacagtgccttcggaaataatcagactccttgactttttccacattttgttacgttacagccttattctaaaatgtatttaatctttttttcccctcctcaatctacacacaaataaaaattgttgctaatttatgAAAAAATAcgataacacatttacataagtatttagaccctttactcagtactttgttgaagcacctttggcagcgattacagcctcgagtcttcttgggtatgacactacaagcttggcacacccgtttttggggagtttcttccaatcttctctgcagatcctctcaaactctgtcaagttggatggggagtgttgctgcacagctattttcaggtatctcaagagatgttagatcgggtttaagtccgggctctggctgggccactcaaggatattcaaagacttgtcccaaagccactcctgcactgtcttggctgtgtgcttaggattgcTGTgtggttggaaggtgaaccttctccccagtctgagatcctgagctctctggagcagggtttcatcaaggatctctctgtactttgttccttTAATCTTTTCCCCatcctgactagcctcccagtccctgtcgctgaaaaacatccccacagcaagatgctgccaccagcatgctttaccgtagggatggtgccaggtttcctccagacgtgacgcttggcattcaggccaaagagtcttaaggtgccttttggcaaactccaagcgggctgtcatgtcccttttactgaggagtggcttccgtctggccgctctaccagAAAGGCctaatttgtggagtgctgcTCTACCagaaaggcctaattggtggttgtccttctggaaagttctccct from Salvelinus fontinalis isolate EN_2023a chromosome 20, ASM2944872v1, whole genome shotgun sequence encodes:
- the LOC129817103 gene encoding protein sel-1 homolog 1-like, with product MCKGCYTVARIKLGDYHFYGYGTDVDYETAVIHYRLASEQQHSAQAMFNLGYMHEKGLGIKQDIHLAKRFYDMAAEASLEAQVLVFLALCKLRLVYTLQYLHDLNMSEVVSQVDLDQLLGPEWDLYLMTVIALLLGTVIAYRQRQHQAMPSPPPARPPQAQAQPEAQAQTEAQAQPEAQPQQWEIEMEPPKLKNEERNL